The proteins below are encoded in one region of Streptomyces sp. NBC_00490:
- a CDS encoding endo-1,4-beta-xylanase — MGSYALPRPVIRQKIRGLLLALIAGVLGTVAALAAPPPAHAAESTLGAAAAQSGRYFGTAIASGRLGDSAYTSIAGREFNMVTAENEMKIDATEPQRGQFNFTAGDRVYNWAVQNGKKVRGHTLAWYAQQPGWMQSLSGSTLRQAMIDHINGVVGHYKGKIAQWDVVNEAFADGSSGARRDSNLQRTGNDWIEVAFRTARAADPAAKLCYNDYNVENWTWAKTQAMYAMVRDFKQRGVPIDCVGFQSHFNSGSPYNSNFRTTLQNFAALGVDVAITELDIQGASATTYANVTNDCLAVPRCLGITVWGVRDTDSWRAQDTPLLFNGDGSKKAAYTAVLNALNGGTTTPPTGSGQTKGVGSGRCLDVPSSSTTDGTQIQLWDCNNGTNQQWTYTAAGELRVYGNKCLDAGGTANGSKVQIYSCWGADNQKWRLNSDGSIVGVQSGLCLDAVAAGTANGTLIQLYSCSGGSNQRWTRT, encoded by the coding sequence ATGGGCTCGTACGCCCTTCCCAGACCCGTTATCCGCCAGAAGATCCGCGGCCTGCTGCTGGCGCTCATCGCCGGCGTCCTGGGCACGGTCGCCGCACTGGCCGCGCCACCGCCCGCACACGCCGCCGAGAGCACGCTGGGCGCCGCGGCGGCGCAGAGCGGCCGCTACTTCGGCACCGCCATCGCCTCGGGCAGACTGGGCGACTCGGCGTACACGTCCATCGCCGGCCGTGAGTTCAACATGGTGACGGCCGAGAACGAGATGAAGATCGACGCCACTGAACCGCAACGGGGCCAGTTCAACTTCACCGCCGGTGACCGCGTCTACAACTGGGCGGTGCAGAACGGCAAGAAGGTGCGCGGCCACACCCTGGCCTGGTACGCCCAGCAGCCCGGCTGGATGCAGAGCCTCAGCGGCAGCACGCTGCGGCAGGCGATGATCGACCACATCAACGGCGTGGTGGGCCACTACAAGGGCAAGATCGCCCAGTGGGACGTCGTGAACGAGGCCTTCGCCGACGGCAGTTCGGGAGCCCGACGCGACTCCAACCTGCAGCGCACCGGCAACGACTGGATCGAGGTCGCCTTCCGTACCGCGCGCGCCGCCGACCCGGCCGCCAAGCTCTGCTACAACGACTACAACGTCGAGAACTGGACCTGGGCCAAGACCCAGGCCATGTACGCCATGGTCCGGGACTTCAAGCAGCGCGGCGTGCCGATCGACTGCGTCGGCTTCCAGTCGCACTTCAACAGCGGCAGCCCCTACAACAGCAACTTCCGTACCACCCTGCAGAACTTCGCCGCCCTCGGCGTCGACGTGGCCATCACCGAACTCGACATCCAGGGCGCCTCGGCCACGACGTACGCCAACGTGACCAACGACTGCCTGGCCGTCCCGCGCTGCCTCGGCATCACCGTCTGGGGTGTGCGCGACACCGACTCCTGGCGAGCGCAGGACACGCCGCTGCTGTTCAACGGCGACGGCAGCAAGAAGGCCGCCTACACCGCCGTGCTCAACGCACTCAACGGCGGCACCACCACGCCCCCCACGGGTTCCGGACAGACAAAGGGTGTCGGCTCGGGCCGCTGCCTGGACGTGCCCAGCAGCAGCACCACCGACGGTACCCAGATCCAGCTGTGGGACTGCAACAACGGCACCAACCAGCAGTGGACGTACACCGCCGCCGGTGAACTCAGGGTCTACGGCAACAAGTGCCTGGACGCCGGCGGCACCGCCAACGGCAGCAAGGTCCAGATCTACAGCTGCTGGGGCGCCGACAACCAGAAATGGCGCCTCAACTCGGACGGATCCATCGTCGGCGTCCAGTCCGGCCTCTGCCTCGACGCCGTCGCGGCCGGCACCGCCAACGGCACCCTGATCCAGCTCTACTCCTGCTCGGGCGGCAGCAACCAACGCTGGACCCGCACCTGA